One window of Phycisphaeraceae bacterium genomic DNA carries:
- a CDS encoding acyl-CoA carboxylase subunit beta, with protein MATQTTTQPDAKVQSLRELTDSYLKIESQLKQGGGAKAIERQHEKGRLTARERVEKLIDKGSFFQEYGLWCAYEMYKEHGGAPAAGVVTGVGTVQGRRCMIVANDATVKAGAFFPMTCKKIIRAQAIAMMASLPLIYLVDSAGVYLPLQEDVFPDTDDFGRIFRNNAVISAEGIPQIAAIMGYCVAGGGYLPVLCDTLLMTEGSGLYLAGPALVKAAIGQEVTDEELGGAAMHASVSGTIDFKEKDDDACLARLRELVAKTGAHRFHPDRFAEVMGSPEAMEKYSKYMQVMAERMKDDPNVVHYEATCDIIEGQMHGRPFRATSEIYDAFTDKSGAQYDVKEVLACIVDVRAEKNAEGHESLAPDFDEYKADYGQSIVCGYAHIGTRPCGIVANQKKLVQRTVAGGKTGPTKAVQMPGVIYDDSADKAARFIMDCNQRKIPIVFLHDTTGFMVGRDSEQGGIIRAGAKMVNAMSNCIVPKIVVITGGSYGAGNYAMCGRAFDPFLSFAWPSAKCAVMGANQATGVLTTIEEASRKRKGETIDPETHKQIYSAIHAGYTEQADIRHGAARGWLDRIIEPHKTRDELIEALAIAEQGWDYSKPFKTGVLQT; from the coding sequence ATGGCGACACAGACGACGACCCAGCCCGACGCAAAGGTTCAATCGCTTCGCGAGTTGACGGATTCGTACCTGAAGATCGAATCGCAGCTCAAGCAGGGCGGCGGCGCGAAGGCGATCGAGCGCCAGCACGAGAAGGGGCGATTGACCGCGCGTGAGCGCGTCGAGAAGCTCATCGACAAGGGGAGTTTCTTCCAGGAGTACGGGCTCTGGTGCGCGTACGAGATGTACAAAGAGCATGGCGGCGCGCCGGCGGCGGGTGTCGTCACGGGTGTGGGCACGGTGCAGGGACGGCGCTGCATGATCGTCGCGAACGACGCGACGGTGAAGGCGGGCGCGTTCTTCCCGATGACGTGCAAGAAGATCATCCGGGCGCAGGCGATCGCGATGATGGCGAGTCTGCCCCTGATCTACCTCGTTGACAGCGCGGGCGTGTATCTGCCTTTGCAGGAAGATGTGTTTCCTGATACCGATGATTTCGGACGCATCTTCCGAAACAACGCGGTGATCAGCGCCGAGGGAATCCCGCAGATCGCGGCGATCATGGGCTACTGCGTCGCGGGGGGGGGATACCTGCCCGTGCTCTGCGACACGCTCCTGATGACGGAGGGTTCGGGACTTTATCTCGCCGGGCCGGCGCTCGTGAAGGCGGCGATCGGGCAGGAAGTCACCGACGAGGAACTCGGCGGCGCAGCGATGCACGCGAGCGTGAGCGGAACGATCGATTTCAAAGAGAAGGATGATGATGCGTGTTTGGCGCGGCTGCGCGAACTGGTCGCAAAGACCGGCGCTCATCGCTTTCATCCCGATCGGTTTGCCGAAGTGATGGGTTCGCCGGAGGCGATGGAGAAGTACTCGAAGTACATGCAGGTGATGGCCGAGCGGATGAAAGACGATCCGAACGTCGTTCACTACGAGGCAACATGCGACATCATCGAGGGCCAGATGCACGGCCGTCCGTTCAGGGCGACGAGCGAAATCTACGACGCGTTCACGGACAAATCGGGCGCCCAGTACGACGTGAAAGAAGTGCTGGCGTGCATCGTTGACGTTCGCGCAGAAAAGAACGCCGAAGGCCACGAGTCCCTCGCCCCTGACTTTGACGAATACAAAGCCGATTACGGCCAATCCATCGTCTGTGGCTACGCCCACATCGGCACCCGCCCCTGCGGCATCGTCGCCAACCAGAAGAAACTGGTGCAGCGCACCGTCGCCGGTGGCAAGACCGGGCCGACCAAGGCGGTGCAGATGCCCGGCGTGATCTATGACGACAGCGCCGACAAGGCCGCCCGCTTCATCATGGATTGCAACCAGCGCAAGATCCCGATCGTGTTCCTTCACGACACGACCGGTTTCATGGTCGGACGCGACAGCGAGCAGGGCGGCATCATCCGCGCCGGCGCGAAGATGGTGAACGCGATGAGCAACTGCATCGTGCCCAAGATCGTCGTCATCACCGGGGGCAGTTATGGCGCGGGCAACTACGCGATGTGCGGGCGTGCATTCGATCCGTTCCTGTCGTTCGCGTGGCCGAGCGCCAAATGCGCCGTGATGGGCGCGAACCAGGCGACCGGCGTGCTCACGACGATTGAAGAAGCCAGCCGCAAGCGCAAGGGCGAAACGATCGACCCCGAAACCCACAAGCAGATCTACAGTGCGATCCACGCGGGGTACACAGAGCAGGCCGATATCCGCCACGGCGCCGCGCGAGGCTGGCTCGACCGGATCATCGAGCCGCATAAAACCCGGGATGAACTGATCGAGGCGCTCGCGATCGCGGAGCAGGGGTGGGATTACAGCAAGCCGTTCAAGACGGGCGTGTTGCAGACGTAG
- a CDS encoding choice-of-anchor A family protein, producing MQKFVFGAAALAAGVMVQVAGASAINDWNLIVKNKLTSSSEVEGRTMVGQLSGTSNYGTKLLPTSSYLNIDSLVVGSGGSGSSNYQVNSGRARLFGSKGAANFNMNGGGALIQNDSNVGSMISSAWADVTNASSYCSSLSATNTVTIPNSQPAGVMFNAIAGVGGVAVFNVNGNSLFQNSLVQQMDIAMNGASTVIINVAGTNITYNGGNMLGGFNIPNASKIIWNFYEATTLNIDRHFFGAILAPKATMSNSTAIEGSVFTDTFNQNGEVHLPNFSGNIPAPGALALGGFGLLLAGRRRR from the coding sequence ATGCAGAAGTTTGTGTTCGGCGCTGCCGCGCTCGCGGCGGGCGTCATGGTCCAGGTTGCTGGCGCTTCGGCCATCAACGACTGGAATCTCATTGTCAAGAACAAGCTCACGTCGTCTTCGGAAGTCGAAGGAAGGACGATGGTGGGGCAGCTTTCGGGCACGTCGAACTACGGGACGAAGCTGCTGCCGACATCGAGCTATCTGAATATCGATTCGCTGGTGGTCGGTTCGGGCGGTTCGGGCTCGAGCAATTACCAGGTGAACTCCGGGCGCGCCCGCCTGTTCGGCAGCAAGGGCGCGGCGAACTTCAACATGAACGGCGGCGGCGCGCTGATCCAGAACGACAGCAATGTCGGTTCGATGATCTCGAGCGCCTGGGCGGATGTGACCAATGCGTCTTCGTACTGCTCGAGCCTGAGCGCGACGAACACGGTCACCATCCCCAACAGCCAGCCAGCGGGTGTGATGTTCAATGCGATCGCGGGCGTCGGCGGCGTGGCGGTCTTCAACGTCAACGGCAATTCGCTCTTCCAGAACAGCCTTGTCCAGCAGATGGACATCGCGATGAACGGCGCCTCGACCGTCATCATCAATGTCGCCGGCACGAACATCACCTACAACGGCGGCAACATGCTCGGCGGGTTCAACATCCCCAACGCCTCCAAGATCATCTGGAACTTCTACGAGGCCACGACCCTGAACATCGACCGCCACTTCTTCGGTGCGATCCTCGCCCCGAAGGCCACGATGTCGAATTCAACGGCGATCGAGGGCAGCGTCTTCACTGACACGTTCAACCAGAACGGCGAAGTGCACCTGCCGAACTTCAGCGGGAACATCCCGGCGCCGGGCGCTTTGGCTCTAGGCGGATTCGGTCTGCTGCTCGCCGGTCGTCGCCGTCGGTGA
- a CDS encoding DUF559 domain-containing protein has product MSELVRITDVSPRDGLQNEPGVIPTADKAELVELLCKTGVDEIEVTSFVSPKWVPQLGDAQEVFARLLKPPPRGRGQGVGEELPTATPFWQPPARNALTMRRARELRARMTGPEWILWTHLRKRELMGLKFRRQHPFGPFILDYFCQDRLLVVELDGRSHDDPDSKRRDAERSDYLESCGLSVLRVRNDRVIADGLAVAKYIRRVAQAIPDEKERRLFPSRHAPTPQPPPSGRGLLHPVFSALVPNERGLQGALDTNRLAHRHLIEKVSVFTAASETFCQKNINCSIAESIDRFRPVVSAAHQNGIEVRAYISCVIACPFEGPIPAAAVADVAKRLMDLGVDEVDYGDTIGAGSAETTRALLKEVRNVVPIAGGRVLSTLHLHDTFGRAAECVRAALDVGVRSFDGSVAGLGGCPYASKTLPDGTIQRAPGNISTELLVRTVHEAGYKTNVDLEALSAAAAFAREIVAKSRAGDGKGSA; this is encoded by the coding sequence GTGAGCGAACTTGTCCGCATCACCGATGTTTCCCCGCGCGACGGGCTTCAGAACGAGCCCGGCGTGATCCCCACGGCCGACAAGGCCGAACTCGTCGAGTTGCTCTGCAAGACGGGCGTGGACGAGATCGAGGTGACGAGCTTTGTGAGTCCGAAGTGGGTGCCGCAGTTGGGGGATGCGCAAGAGGTGTTTGCGCGGCTTCTGAAACCCCCTCCCCGAGGGAGGGGGCAGGGGGTGGGCGAGGAATTGCCAACAGCGACACCATTTTGGCAGCCTCCGGCCCGCAATGCGCTCACCATGCGGCGAGCTCGCGAACTGCGCGCGAGAATGACTGGTCCAGAGTGGATCCTCTGGACGCACCTTCGCAAACGCGAGTTGATGGGGTTGAAGTTTCGGCGTCAGCACCCGTTCGGGCCGTTCATTCTCGATTATTTTTGCCAGGATCGATTGTTGGTCGTCGAGTTGGACGGAAGGTCGCATGACGATCCCGATTCCAAGCGACGTGACGCAGAGCGAAGCGATTACTTGGAATCCTGCGGGCTTTCCGTCTTGCGAGTGAGGAATGATCGTGTCATCGCTGATGGCTTAGCTGTTGCAAAGTACATTCGAAGAGTTGCGCAGGCGATTCCTGATGAGAAGGAACGACGCTTGTTTCCCTCGCGTCACGCGCCCACCCCCCAACCCCCTCCCTCGGGGAGGGGGCTCCTGCATCCCGTGTTCTCGGCTTTGGTGCCGAATGAGCGCGGGTTGCAGGGTGCTCTCGATACCAATCGTCTCGCGCACAGACACTTGATAGAAAAAGTCTCCGTCTTCACCGCTGCATCAGAGACGTTCTGCCAGAAAAACATCAACTGCTCGATCGCGGAATCCATCGATCGGTTTCGGCCGGTTGTTTCGGCGGCGCATCAGAATGGGATTGAGGTTCGGGCGTACATTTCGTGCGTGATCGCGTGCCCATTCGAGGGGCCGATCCCGGCTGCCGCGGTTGCCGACGTTGCCAAGCGGTTGATGGACTTGGGAGTGGATGAAGTCGACTACGGTGACACCATCGGCGCGGGATCGGCGGAGACAACGCGAGCGCTTCTGAAAGAAGTGCGGAACGTCGTTCCGATTGCTGGCGGGCGCGTGCTCAGTACTCTCCACCTCCACGACACCTTCGGCCGCGCGGCGGAGTGTGTGCGTGCCGCGCTCGATGTGGGCGTGCGGTCCTTCGATGGTTCGGTTGCCGGCTTGGGCGGGTGTCCCTATGCGAGCAAGACGCTCCCCGACGGGACGATCCAGCGTGCGCCGGGGAATATTTCGACGGAACTTCTCGTGCGCACGGTTCACGAAGCGGGTTACAAAACGAATGTGGATCTGGAGGCGTTGAGCGCTGCCGCGGCATTTGCACGTGAGATCGTCGCCAAGTCGCGTGCGGGCGATGGAAAGGGAAGCGCATGA
- a CDS encoding enoyl-CoA hydratase/isomerase family protein, whose translation MIKSALQGDVFEIALSRPEKRNALTPEMLTDLRAAIATAPKEAGAFLLSGEGAAFCAGFDLSRCKDSPDGAVMRALLNGLHLCIGALAALDSPVIIAAHGAAIAGGCALLGGGDVIVTNADAKLGYPVARLGVSPAVSAPFLRNLVGDGPTRARELENGLIDGRAAMACGLAHECTDRAEEVQERASAIAQVLAAKPRGAMAATKQWLRTIVPVRSGEDGLRASLSLVGGEEEQRLLPLAWSSTR comes from the coding sequence ATGATCAAGTCGGCGCTCCAAGGCGACGTGTTCGAGATCGCGCTTTCGCGCCCGGAAAAGCGGAACGCGCTCACGCCCGAAATGCTGACGGATCTGCGAGCCGCAATCGCCACGGCACCGAAAGAAGCCGGGGCGTTCTTGCTGAGTGGCGAAGGCGCGGCGTTCTGCGCCGGCTTCGACCTTTCGCGTTGCAAGGATTCTCCGGACGGCGCGGTGATGCGAGCGCTTTTGAACGGGCTGCACCTGTGCATCGGTGCGCTCGCGGCACTCGACAGTCCGGTCATCATCGCGGCGCATGGAGCGGCAATTGCCGGCGGGTGCGCACTCCTGGGTGGCGGCGACGTGATCGTGACGAACGCGGATGCGAAACTGGGCTATCCGGTCGCGCGGTTGGGCGTTTCCCCCGCGGTCTCGGCTCCGTTCCTTCGCAATCTTGTCGGTGACGGCCCAACGCGAGCGCGTGAACTGGAGAATGGCCTGATCGACGGACGGGCGGCAATGGCGTGCGGGCTTGCGCATGAGTGCACGGACCGGGCCGAAGAAGTGCAAGAGCGGGCGAGTGCGATCGCGCAAGTTCTGGCGGCAAAGCCCCGCGGTGCGATGGCGGCAACGAAGCAATGGCTGAGAACGATCGTTCCGGTGCGGAGCGGAGAAGATGGGCTGCGGGCATCGCTTTCGCTGGTCGGGGGTGAAGAGGAGCAGCGGCTGCTTCCGCTGGCGTGGAGTTCTACCAGATAG
- a CDS encoding enoyl-CoA hydratase/isomerase family protein — protein MNFVTLSVEGPVTTLTLNRSDARNALSLDLLRDLHSAVDSMQVAGGPHVLVVTGAGKAFCAGMDLKAVLGHNDLALELLTSLAKLTVKIRALPMVVVAKVNGAAIGGGCGLACVCDLAVTHADSKMGYPEVDLGVCPAVVAPWLVRKVGAGRARKILLSGGLMSGRKAHACGMIDVLCESAAELDAATDSVVKRLASGGPNALAATKKLLNELDGSLDEAIVMKGAQLSASVLATPDAQARLRAKLGG, from the coding sequence ATGAACTTTGTAACGCTTTCAGTCGAAGGTCCGGTCACGACGCTCACGCTGAATCGATCCGATGCGCGCAACGCGCTCTCGCTCGATCTTCTGCGCGATCTGCACAGCGCGGTGGATTCGATGCAGGTGGCGGGCGGGCCGCACGTGCTCGTTGTCACCGGCGCCGGCAAAGCCTTCTGCGCCGGAATGGATTTGAAGGCGGTGCTCGGGCACAACGATCTCGCGCTCGAATTGCTCACGTCGCTCGCGAAGCTGACCGTGAAGATTCGAGCGCTGCCGATGGTCGTGGTCGCGAAAGTGAACGGCGCCGCGATCGGAGGCGGGTGCGGGCTTGCGTGCGTTTGCGATCTCGCGGTCACGCACGCGGACTCGAAGATGGGCTACCCGGAGGTGGACCTCGGTGTCTGCCCGGCGGTGGTCGCGCCGTGGCTGGTTCGGAAAGTGGGGGCGGGGCGGGCTCGCAAGATTCTGCTCAGCGGCGGTCTGATGTCGGGGCGCAAGGCGCACGCTTGCGGCATGATCGATGTGCTGTGTGAATCGGCGGCGGAACTGGACGCGGCGACCGACTCGGTTGTGAAGAGGCTGGCGTCGGGCGGGCCGAACGCCCTCGCGGCGACAAAGAAGCTGCTGAACGAACTCGACGGTTCGCTTGATGAGGCGATCGTGATGAAGGGGGCGCAGCTTTCGGCCTCGGTGCTCGCGACGCCGGATGCGCAGGCGAGGTTGCGGGCAAAGCTGGGGGGGTAG